A region of Etheostoma cragini isolate CJK2018 chromosome 24, CSU_Ecrag_1.0, whole genome shotgun sequence DNA encodes the following proteins:
- the zgc:65895 gene encoding TSC22 domain family protein 1 isoform X1, which produces MHHQDFTGDPSGTGTRKTAHHFRRSSSGASASSAAGSSGVNTADDNHPTQAGSNSPGPHHQPLSQVSGAQVKKKSGFQITSVTSAQINVSGNNSLADDTESYDDMDESHTEDLSSSDMLDVSVSRATDTGVPERSSSDETLNSLHGVDTPGIVSPNEPPQHHSIPQGSQQHTSMVNGTMQHHYYPQQHSQPHHLHSDSLGGVEPSMSALPIAPVSSSSPAMASKAGLSQMPPMPEPAGGTSQPLAPIVGGTATDTHLQGSVNAPNVSANTAVPPSGPAGFDNTSVSGQVASVGGGTGPSAGAPNTQSQHTQTQTATGSRFRVVKLDTNSEPYRKGRWTCTEYYEKEVPHPTTSEAPKSVEVAVETEAGNAGISQQGIPAVQPPHTLQPYQPPSQDFTSPQAMQSPPQGLAQTTSLTYVSPQEVVGGTNMQHPVAPVTVPSTATSQPGVNQLPSVISQQLPYTVDPHQAQPQGGYQFHGGVVAPGSVRQPDFIQPTAPFQTQVQPPLPHVTTGISVTPVSGVMTHSPISIPQQLPHQGSVAPPAQATFGGQPQTLPTQHQPQVQPVSTATVSAHTHGTPYMPLSALQADLQPLLTLGATFTQVPGGGSSIRTSHLEDAQKLLLQHQGLLALPRLGVAAGGMGAAQAGGTAGTLAHMGMSAEASAFMAAAAAGLRTQHAEGDEDSSSGASVVAIDNKIEQAMDLVKSHLMYAVREEVEVLKEQIKELIERNTQLEQENNLLKNLASPEQMAQFQAQTETGGSPNGTAPPPAGTTQVLPSTQSSSASA; this is translated from the exons ATGCATCACCAGGACTTTACCGGGGACCCGTCTGGGACCGGGACTAGGAAAACGGCTCACCACTTCAGGAGGAGTAGCAGCGGCGCGTCTGCCTCCTCCGCAGCCGGTAGCAGTGGAGTCAACACGGCCGACGACAATCATCCCACCCAGGCTGGATCCAATTCTCCCGGACCCCACCACCAGCCTTTGTCCCAAGTGTCCGGCGCTCAGGTGAAAAAGAAGAGCGGCTTCCAGATAACAAGTGTCACGTCAGCTCAGATCAATGTCAGCGGCAACAACAGTTTAGCAGATGACACCGAGAGCTATGATGATATGGATGAGTCCCACACAGAAgacctctcctcctctgataTGCTGGATGTTTCCGTGTCCAGGGCCACAGATACAGGTGTGCCGGAGAGAAGCTCTTCAGATGAGACACTCAACAGTCTCCATGGGGTCGACACACCTGGAATTGTGTCACCCAATGAGCCTCCTCAACATCATTCCATCCCTCAGGGGTCTCAGCAGCACACTTCTATGGTAAATGGAACCATGCAGCATCATTATTATCCTCAGCAACACAGCCAGCCCCACCATCTTCACTCTGATAGTTTGGGAGGAGTTGAACCCTCAATGTCAGCTCTTCCCATTGCTCCCGTCTCTAGCTCCAGTCCAGCTATGGCTTCCAAAGCCGGGCTTAGCCAGATGCCACCTATGCCAGAGCCTGCAGGTGGGACATCCCAACCACTAGCCCCCATTGTTGGTGGGACAGCCACTGATACACATCTACAAGGCAGTGTGAACGCTCCTAATGTGTCAGCAAACACTGCTGTTCCTCCTTCTGGGCCTGCAGGTTTTGACAACACTAGTGTGAGTGGACAAGTAGCTTCTGTTGGAGGAGGAACAGGACCGTCTGCTGGAGCCCCCAACACTCAAAGCCAGCACACCCAAACTCAGACAGCTACCGGCTCTCGTTTTAGGGTGGTCAAACTAGACACTAACTCTGAGCCATACCGCAAAGGAAGATGGACATGTACAGAGTATTATGAAAAGGAGGTTCCTCATCCGACGACATCTGAGGCACCAAAGAGCGTGGAGGTGGCTGTAGAGACTGAGGCTGGTAACGCTGGGATTAGTCAGCAGGGCATACCTGCTGTACAGCCACCTCACACGCTTCAGCCCTATCAGCCGCCAAGTCAGGATTTCACTAGTCCACAAGCCATGCAGAGCCCACCACAGGGACTGGCACAAACCACTTCTCTGACCTATGTTTCACCCCAGGAGGTTGTTGGTGGGACCAACATGCAGCACCCAGTGGCTCCCGTCACTGTCCCTTCTACAGCAACATCACAGCCTGGTGTAAATCAACTTCCCTCTGTTATATCCCAGCAGCTGCCCTATACCGTGGATCCCCACCAGGCTCAACCCCAAGGAGGTTACCAGTTCCACGGAGGGGTCGTAGCCCCGGGAAGTGTCCGGCAGCCAGACTTTATCCAACCTACTGCTCCCTTCCAGACGCAGGTCCAGCCTCCGCTGCCTCATGTCACAACAGGAATCTCCGTAACGCCAGTTTCAGGGGTCATGACGCACTCGCCAATCAGCATTCCTCAGCAGCTGCCCCATCAAGGTTCGGTAGCCCCACCCGCCCAGGCAACTTTTGGTGGACAGCCACAGACCCTCCCAACTCAACATCAGCCACAAGTCCAGCCCGTCTCCACTGCTACGGTCTCAGCGCACACCCATGGGACCCCCTACATGCCTTTAAGTGCACTGCAAGCTGACCTCCAGCCTCTCCTCACCCTAGGTGCAACATTCACCCAAGTTCCCGGAGGAGGGAGCTCCATAAGAACATCCCACCTGGAGGATGCCCAGAAGCTCCTGCTCCAGCACCAAGGCCTGCTGGCTCTGCCCAGGCTAGGAGTCGCAGCAGGTGGAATGGGGGCTGCACAGGCCGGTGGTACTGCTGGAACCCTGGCCCACATGGGGATGTCAGCTGAGGCCAGCGCCTTCATGGCTGCCGCTGCTGCAGGCCTCAGGACTCAGCATGCTGAAGGAGACGAGGACAG CTCATCCGGTGCCAGTGTGGTGGCCATTGACAACAAGATTGAACAAGCAATG GACCTGGTGAAGAGCCACCTGATGTACGCGGTGCgcgaggaggtggaggtgtTGAAGGAGCAGATTAAAGAGCTGATCGA